The following are from one region of the Corylus avellana chromosome ca1, CavTom2PMs-1.0 genome:
- the LOC132166960 gene encoding protein LAZ1-like, whose amino-acid sequence MKMTTYLNLVTLLAYTAPIWATVLAGFLVIVTLVLSIYLLFEHLSSYKNPEEQKFLIGVILMVPCYAIESFVSLVNPSISVDCEILRDCYESFAMYCFGRYLIACLGGEERAIEFMEREGRASSKIPLLEHSSERGTVKHPFPMNFFLKPWKLGQWFYQVIKIGIVQYMIIKSLTALLAVILEAFDVYCEGEFKWGCGYPYMAVILNFSQSWALYCLVQFYTVTKDELAHIKPLAKFLTFKSIVFLTWWQGVAIAILYSLGLFKSPIAQAFQFKSSVQDFIICIEMGIASIVHLYVFPAKPYELMGDRFTGSVSVLGDYASVDCPLDPDEVRDSERPTKLRLPQPDIEVKSGMTIRESVRDVVIGGGGHIVKDVRFTVTQAVEPMEKGITRFSEKLHEISQNIKRHDKDGRKTKDDSYISTSSPARRVIRGIDDPLLTGSMSDSGVTRGKKHRRKSGYTSGESGGESSSDQSYGGYQVRGRRWVTKD is encoded by the exons ATGAAGATGACAACTTATCTCAATCTGGTAACCCTGTTGGCCTACACAGCACCTATATGGGCAACTGTACTTGCTGGTTTCCTTGTAATTGTCACTCTAGTGCTTTCGATATACCTTCTATTTGAGCACCTTTCATCGTACAAGAATCCTGAG GAGCAAAAATTTTTGATTGGAGTCATCCTAATGGTTCCATGCTATGCAATAGAATCA TTTGTATCATTGGTGAACCCATCGATTAGTGTTGATTGTGAGATACTACGGGATTGCTATGAATCCTTTGCCATGTATTGCTTTGGAAGATACCTTATTGCATGCTTGG GTGGGGAAGAGAGGGCCATTGAATTTATGGAAAGAGAAGGACGTGCAAGTTCTAAGATTCCACTATTAGAACACAGTTCTGAAAGAGGAACCGTGAAGCATCCTTTTCCAATGAACTTTTTCTTGAAGCCATGGAAACTAGGCCAGTGGTTTTACCAAGTTATCAAAATTGGAATTGTTCAATAT ATGATAATAAAGTCTCTAACTGCTCTTTTAGCAGTAATCCTTGAAGCCTTTGACGTTTATTGTGAAGGAGAATTCAAATGGGGATGTGG gTACCCTTACATGGCAGTGATTCTAAATTTCAGTCAGTCATGGGCTTTGTACTGTCTTGTTCAATTTTATACTGTTACAAAGGATGAATTGGCACACATAAAGCCATTGGCTAAGTTTCTGACATTTAAATCAATTGTATTCTTGACTTGGTGGCAAGGTGTGGCGATTGCTATTCTCTATTCCCTTGGTTTGTTCAAAAGTCCTATAGCTCAAGCTTTCCAGTTTAAGTCAAGTGTTCAAGATTTCATCATTTGTATAGAG ATGGGCATTGCTTCCATTGTTCACCTGTACGTATTTCCTGCAAAACCTTATGAGCTAATGGGGGACCGCTTCACTGGAAGTGTTTCAGTTCTTGGAGACTATGCATCTGTTGACTGTCCTTTGGATCCTGACGAGGTTAGAGACAGTGAACGCCCCACAAAGCTACGCCTTCCGCAACCTGACATTGAAGTCAAGAGTGGAATGACTATAAGAGAAAGTGTTCGGGATGTTGTTATTGGTGGTGGGGGACAT ATTGTGAAAGATGTGAGGTTCACAGTAACCCAAGCAGTGGAGCCTATGGAGAAGGGGATCACAAGGTTCAGCGAGAAGTTACACGAGATCTCTCAAAACATTAAGAGGCATGACAAGGatggaagaaaaacaaaagatgaCAGTTACATTTCCACATCATCGCCTGCACGGAGGGTGATCCGTGGGATAGATGACCCGCTTTTAACTGGGAGCAT
- the LOC132190465 gene encoding uncharacterized protein LOC132190465 isoform X2, whose protein sequence is METTSFVRNRYWILRHGKSIPNERGLIVSSMENGTRAEFQLASEGVQQAELAGELFLKVMEDLRERFFGPSFELMSHDKYAEIWALDAKDPFMRPEGGESVDDVASRLANAIAIMESEFQGCAILIVSHGDPLQILQTVLHAVKQHIASSSNGLASRVEAARVPSILSQHQDFALLTGELRAVI, encoded by the exons ATGGAGACGACGTCGTTTGTACGCAACAGATACTGGATTCTGAGGCACGGCAAGAGCATTCCAAACGAGAGAGGCCTTATTGTCTCCTCCATG GAAAATGGTACGCGTGCAGAATTTCAATTGGCATCTGAAGGTGTTCAGCAAGCAGAGTTGGCTGGAGAGTTATTTCTAAAG GTGATGGAAGATCTTCGAGAACGCTTCTTTGGTCCTTCATTTGAACTTATGTCACATGATAAA TATGCAGAGATATGGGCTCTTGATGCAAAAGATCCGTTTATGCGGCCAGAAGGTGGAGAAAGTGTTGATGATGTTGCTTCTAGACTTGCAAATGCTATAGCGATTATGGAGTCAGAATTTCAAGG ATGCGCAATCTTGATTGTCAGCCATGGGGATCCCCTGCAAATCCTGCAGACAGTACTCCATGCCGTTAAGCAACACATAGCATCAAGTAGCAATGGCTTGGCATCAAGAGTAGAAGCAGCTAGAGTGCCTTCCATCTTGTCACAGCACCAGGATTTTGCCCTCCTCACTGGAGAGCTACGGGCTGTTATATAA
- the LOC132190465 gene encoding uncharacterized protein LOC132190465 isoform X1 yields the protein METTSFVRNRYWILRHGKSIPNERGLIVSSMENGTRAEFQLASEGVQQAELAGELFLKALKESNTPLENVRICYSPFSRTTHTAKVVASMLNLPFEGPQCKVMEDLRERFFGPSFELMSHDKYAEIWALDAKDPFMRPEGGESVDDVASRLANAIAIMESEFQGCAILIVSHGDPLQILQTVLHAVKQHIASSSNGLASRVEAARVPSILSQHQDFALLTGELRAVI from the exons ATGGAGACGACGTCGTTTGTACGCAACAGATACTGGATTCTGAGGCACGGCAAGAGCATTCCAAACGAGAGAGGCCTTATTGTCTCCTCCATG GAAAATGGTACGCGTGCAGAATTTCAATTGGCATCTGAAGGTGTTCAGCAAGCAGAGTTGGCTGGAGAGTTATTTCTAAAG GCACTGAAGGAAAGTAACACACCACTTGAAAATGTCCGCATTTGTTACTCTCCATTTTCACGAACAACTCACACTGCTAAAGTTGTTGCATCTATGTTGAATCTTCCGTTTGAAGGTCCTCAATGTAAG GTGATGGAAGATCTTCGAGAACGCTTCTTTGGTCCTTCATTTGAACTTATGTCACATGATAAA TATGCAGAGATATGGGCTCTTGATGCAAAAGATCCGTTTATGCGGCCAGAAGGTGGAGAAAGTGTTGATGATGTTGCTTCTAGACTTGCAAATGCTATAGCGATTATGGAGTCAGAATTTCAAGG ATGCGCAATCTTGATTGTCAGCCATGGGGATCCCCTGCAAATCCTGCAGACAGTACTCCATGCCGTTAAGCAACACATAGCATCAAGTAGCAATGGCTTGGCATCAAGAGTAGAAGCAGCTAGAGTGCCTTCCATCTTGTCACAGCACCAGGATTTTGCCCTCCTCACTGGAGAGCTACGGGCTGTTATATAA
- the LOC132167274 gene encoding SEC1 family transport protein SLY1-like, whose product MALNLRQKQTECITRMLNLNQPVNATGTANEEVYKILIYDKFCQNILSPLIRVKDLRKHGVTLYFLIDKDRKPVHDVPAVYFVQPNQANIQRIMADTSRSLYDSFHLNFSSSIPRPLLEDLASGTLSSDSIQRISKVHDQYLEFVTLEDGLFSLAQKSTYVQLNDPSAGDREIEEIVERIVSGLFCVLATLAVVPIIRCPRGGPAEMVASALDQRLRDHLLSKNNLFTEGGSFVSSFQRPILCIFDRNFELAVGIQHDFRYRPLVHDVLGLRLNRLSVQGEKGGMRSYELDSSDPFWVANGSLEFPEVAVEIETQLNKYKKDVDEVNRRTGGTDGAEFDGTDLTGNTKHLMNAVNSLPELTERKQVIDKHTNIATVLLGEIKERLLDSYAKKENDMLVRGSIDRNELLGLLKGKGTKMDKLRFAIMYLISSESINQSEVESVEAALRESEVDTSAFQYVKKLKSLNASMASANSASRNNIVDWAEKIYAVTAGVKNLLSSDRQLALTRTVELLIEGRPNPEIDGYLVFDPRAPKSSSGSSHLRGPFKEAIVFMIGGGNYVEYGSLQELAQRQQPVKHVIYGTTEILTGAEFVEQLALLGHKMGLGTNVAASSH is encoded by the exons ATGGCTCTCAACCTCCGTCAAAAGCAAacag aATGTATTACCCGAATGTTGAATCTAAACCAACCCGTGAACGCAACGGGTACTGCAAACGAAGAGGTTTACAAGATCTTAATCTATGATAAGTTTTGCCAAAACATCCTATCACCATTGATCCGCGTCAAGGACCTTCGAAAACACGGCGTGACCCTCTACTTTCTGATTGATAAGGATCGAAAACCGGTCCACGACGTGCCAGCCGTGTATTTTGTCCAACCGAATCAAGCGAACATTCAGCGGATCATGGCCGACACGTCCCGCTCGCTCTATGATAGCTTCCACCTTAATTTCTCGTCCTCTATTCCCCGCCCGCTGCTCGAAGATCTTGCATCTGGGACATTGAGTTCGGATTCGATCCAACGGATTTCAAAGGTGCACGATCAGTATTTGGAGTTTGTGACATTGGAGGATGGTTTGTTTTCGTTGGCACAGAAGTCTACTTATGTGCAATTGAATGATCCGTCGGCAGGGGATCGAGAGATTGAGGAGATTGTGGAGAGGATTGTCAGTGggttgttttgtgttttggctACACTAGCTGTGGTGCCAATAATTAGGTGCCCTCGTGGTGGGCCTGCTGAGATGGTTGCTTCCGCATTGGATCAGAGATTGCGAGACCATTTGTTGTCGAAGAATAATTTGTTTACAGAAGGTGGGAGTTTCGTGAGCTCTTTTCAGCGGCCAATTTTGTGTATATTTGATAGGAATTTCGAGTTAGCAGTAGGGATACAGCATGATTTTAGGTATCGGCCGCTTGTTCACGATGTTCTCGGATTGAGGCTGAATAGGTTGAGTGTGCAGGGTGAAAAGGGTGGGATGAGGTCGTATGAGTTGGATAGTTCGGACCCTTTCTGGGTGGCAAATGGGTCGTTAGAATTTCCTGAAGTTGCAGTGGAGATTGAGACTCAATTgaataaatataagaaagatGTTGATGAGGTGAACAGGAGGACTGGTGGGACTGACGGCGCTGAGTTTGATGGGACAGACTTGACGGGGAACACAAAGCATTTGATGAATGCAGTGAACTCTCTGCCTGAGTTGACAGAGCGGAAGCAGGTGATAGATAAGCACACCAATATTGCTACTGTTTTGTTGGGTGAGATCAAGGAGAGGTTGCTTGATTCTTATGCGAAAAAGGAGAATGACATGCTGGTCAGAGGAAGCATTGACCGTAATGAGCTCCTTGGTCTGCTCAAAGGGAAAGGGACGAAGATGGATAAGCTGCGGTTTGCTATCATGTATCTGATCTCTTCGGAAAGCATTAATCAGTCAGAAGTGGAATCAGTGGAAGCAGCACTCAGGGAGTCCGAGGTTGATACTAGTGCATTTCAGtatgtgaaaaaattgaagTCGTTGAATGCCTCAATGGCATCAGCAAATTCAGCTAGCAGAAACAACATAGTTGACTGGGCTGAGAAAATCTATGCTGTGACAGCAGGTGTGAAGAATCTCTTATCTAGTGATAGGCAACTGGCATTGACAAGGACGGTGGAACTCTTGATAGAAGGGAGGCCAAATCCTGAAATTGATGGTTACCTTGTATTTGATCCTCGTGCTCCCAAGTCAAGTTCCGGTAGTAGTCATTTGAGAGGACCATTTAAGGAAGCTATTGTGTTTATGATTGGTGGTGGTAATTATGTTGAGTACGGGAGCTTGCAAGAACTTGCACAGCGGCAGCAGCCTGTCAAGCATGTTATATATGGAACAACAGAAATTCTCACAGGAGCAGAGTTTGTTGAGCAGCTTGCACTTCTGGGGCATAAGATGGGACTTGGAACTAATGTCGCTGCTTCATCTCATTAA